ctaatccaagtgacgttatgacttatatactataaatataacgtcttaAAACACGTTTTGGGATATCTTTGAACCCCTAGATCacttggaacaacattggaggcaacaaaaacttctttttaggtttttattgcTTTAACTTAgctttattttatggttttaatcattcatacaattaattggatgttgattatggctatgagtggctaaaaactccctttccagggttgaagccaagaacatgattattattgctatggattaagtttgttttctttgtttatcaatattggttgtttgttttttcgcgttttaactattttaaggattcgcgacccttagaatacatccattgttaaccttgtgaacttgggagatggaatagggcgatagaacatgagaataagcagagtatggttcttgaatctttataaaataagaaacttgaattactatttaggacagagatgtacttagatactttacttgattcatatgtaggatgatatttgttgaaaacttaagtgaattattacatctccgctcgacgatgtaggtgtaaggttcaacttaggtaagagattagaggttgggaaaccataatcgcgCAAtcaaccctacgaatcaacaaccaagataagaaagttaacgaatgaaatccaatagcataatatgattgttcagagtgcttcaacgctgggttttctcctattgattattacaagatctttactttacgcattatttaatttacttgcaatatacaaactcaattctctcttttggttactctcgcatcaagtgaatctaaattgtgaactgaaatcaaatcgttgccaaatctagtctctgtgggatcgataactcggctttcttgaaggccactatattacttggtagaccacgttcacttgcatgtgcgcttggacACTGTCAGTTCCCTAATTAAATTCctctatttcaaattaataatgATTACATTTATTAAACAAGAACATAATAGGAAGATTTTGTTCAAactatttttgtgaaatattaaaGAAGCAAATATTTAGGAATATAAACACAACTGAAATgaagcaaataaaaatatatgaacggagtattatatcttatttttatgCTTACAAATCTCCATTCATAAGAAaacttacatataaatatatttatataatatagtaaaagttcTTTACACTGAACATTTtaattatgtactttattttttttaaaaaaattacctttTGAATATCTGTTTTGCGAGTTAACATGCACATCAATTGTGATTACACCTAAAATTCATAAGTGAATATAAAAACTGTGCGTTCGAAACCTTATATGAATATTATATatgtaattctttttcatttctagTAAAACATTTATAGATTAATCTaatgacatttttttaaaattatttgataatgcacaaaaaaaatatctttaaatagGTTAATCACTTTAAATTTTAACCCACCAAATTCATGCGTAATAGTATTTTTTcagtaaaaaactaaaatattaaaagattgAAGTACTTAAATTCTTGACGGAGTCAAATTTcattttaaaagtttaaaatataagaaaataaatataagaataaaaaattaatatttaccacaaaaaaaaaaattaatttcatataactAATCTAATATTTCAGGAAAGGAGAttcaaattctaaatttgagtttatttaaaatattacatcGTAAATAATATGGTTAAATAAGTTGAAACTTAGAAGTAAAAATATTGTTAGCCACATAATGGATTCACTTAAAAAGTATAGACAGATAAGCTCTTTATTGATATTACTACTGAGAAAATAATTCTACTAGTTAGATgtaaaataacaaatatatcGTTGATGTTCTCCAACTCACTCTtctctataataataataaaaatatataataaaataaatataacatatattataataattataaaataaaaaaaagtgacaaTAGAGCAGCTCGAGCATGCACGATGTGGTCAATATGCCTGCTTTCCAATAAAGGGCATTTTCGAATTTTCACGATTTTCATGCTTAAAGGCTATTGTAACTTACTGTTTATACTTGTACCATTTCAGTTTAATTATTTATACGTAAGCAAAACAACAAAAAGAGGAGCGGGCAACTTCTCTAGATTTGTGGCTCTTCAGCCACGTGCTACATGCCTACACATTGACTCTACTTTAATCCTGTCTCTTTGAAATTGATTATTAGTACATACATTTAAATtggttatatatattaatattatattatataatatagcaTATATGAGGGGTAGAGTCGTTGAATGCATTTCGACGCGATTGTCATGAGTTATACTTATATAAGAGAGGATCTTGAGATTTGGTAGTTCTTACACGaactttttttgatattttaattttttaatgaaataaattacTATATAtgataactaaaaatattttttattacatatttttattttcatttttattcttgttattaaaTAAGATCATTTCacttgaatttttataattaatttctttttgctAGGTGTTAGATAACTATCTAATTAAAACACCtttcattttaaatcaacaaccactttaactaaaagaaaaaattcaagctaacttttaataaaaaataaaatttttaataatttcaagGTGGACATGGTATGATATATACCGAATATCATActgaatcaatttttttatatcgTCGTATGAATATTTGGTAGGAGCTTTAAATTATTATGGTATTTGATGcggtatttgatatttttatacaATAAATATCGAAATACCGTATACCGCACCGAAGCTTTAAATTTTTTGCacattttttcattatatttgtgGATGGTacttttatacataatttttttaatttaaaagaggcaaaatgaccttctgaacccctatactatgtcggttttgtaagttggacacttctacttacatgtttgtcatctggacccttaaaCCATTCAAAAGGAAACATTTTGctccctttgaccgttgaccttgcctatgtggcaaggtcatgCTGACTAGGAAAAGGAGAGTGTACCCACTCGCCTGGGGTGCGAGTGGGGATCATTTTTTGGCCAATTTAacattaaagtaattaaaaaataaatttaaaaaatataaaaatatttttaaaaattttaaaaaacttttaaaatatttttaaaataatttaaaaatatttttaattttttttaaataaaaatgtctttataatttaaaaaaaacattaaaaaaggatccttttttttcctccatctttttttaatataaagatattttaatttttttttgtaaaattaaaaatatttttataatttaaaaaaaaattaacaaaggatcctttttttcccttcatcttttttaattcaaaaatatttttaaaaatcaaaaaattatttaaaaaatattttcaaaaattttaaaaaatatattttttccctcCGCACAccaccccagcccgtccccacccccaTACCCCCAACCccttctttttttcctccatcatttttaatttaaaaatatttttaaaaatataaaaataataaatttaaaaaaaaattcccacCCCTCCCCCTCCCCGCCCCACCCAacctcccccacccccacccctaccccagCCCATCCCACCTCACCCACCCCTCTCCTCTATCCCTCCACCCCAGCCCGTCCACAGCCTACCCAGCCCCACATAACCCCTCCCCTTTCCCCAGCCCCCCACCCTACCCATCCCGTTCCCATCCCACCCAACCCCACCCCACCGACAACCCCCATGGCCCTCGCAGCCccatccccaccccaccccagccccttCCAGCTCCCACACCCCACCCAAACACACTTCCAGCTCTCTCCCTCTCACACACAcgctcacttttttttttaattttaattttccctctcaattcaatttctttcattttttaatttaaatttaaatttgaaatctttttatttttttggggattaaaattaaaatttaaattgaaagtgagtgatagtgaatattgaaaaaaaatatgaatttcgcttaaaaaaattaaactttgtgaatttgttaaaaatattcaaatttaaaaataaaaaatttattatgtttgtatgcatgaatttatagttaaaaatttaaattagttggagaagaattttaattatttggaatggatttgatgtttaatttgtgagcaaaaataaaaagttgattaTTCAAATTCttttacaatttataaatttttcttatttaattaaattaattttaatatttaatttgttatgtagcattttaaaaatgacttggattaaatgtaattttttttttaaatgacgtggcagaCGTGTCAGTCGTGTCAGACGTGGCAGCTGACATGACAGCTGATGTagaggagagtgtgttacactcaccaaaaaagggtttaaaatgttgcttttagTGGGTTCATGGGTCTAGATGACcaacatataagtagaagtgtccaacttataaaactgacatagtataggggtccagaaggtcattttgcctttaaaatattcaatgaaaattatttttaacacattaaatcaaacattgtataaaaaataatttaagtataataaatgcaattatattaatgcaaacattgctaatacatcatattttgtattattcttatATAGGCTACCAAATAATTCCTTAGATTCACAATTATTTTCTCCGTTTTTAAATACGTCACTTTTTTAATTCACGTctcttaaagaaaatattaagtaAAAGTTAATTCGATCAAATTACACTCATTGATTATTTATCTCTATTTAATAATTCTCTCCTTTGCGTTATATATGAACTAGCatctttcatatttatgacaaagagtaaatgtagaaataaataattaagtatgtcttaattttttaaagtgatatattataaaatatttatttttaataagcaTGTCTAGTATTTGGAGACGGCAGAAGTACTTAAAACACCTCAACTTAGTCATCTTCGTGTCAATTAATGTGGTCAAATCGACAAAAAACCTAGTACactattcaattttaaaaatcttaGGGCGTAAATATGATCAATACttgtttatttgttttaaaagaaaaaacagagCAAACAAACTATAATCATCTATCATATAGAGCTGTTTATTGATTGAGTTGATTTTGAATATTATTGATACAACTTATTATTACCGATTTATAAATATGTTAACCATTaacatattatttaattttaattgattattaatcattaataatttaatagtcGATTTACAGTCGAAAACAGGATATTAAACAACATTAAAATCAAActcaattttatcaaatatgaAACCCTCAGAATCTATTATATTTGAGCTGCCGAGTGGCAATTGGTGCATATTCATGACACAAAAGTTAATTAGGAGAACATAAACGACACACATATATtattcactttgaacattatagCTGTGGTGCAGAATGAACATTAAAAACAGAAGAAACCAACTTTTAGATGGACCAGCTAGCTAGTTTTTAAATTTCGAGTTCGTATTGTGTACTAGTTTAATTTCCTTTCCAATAATTACCATGTGATAGCTTTCTGGTTAATAAAATATGCGCCAATTAGCAATTGGTCAAGTGATATCATATACCTAACGGTAAATGTAATTAAGTAGTAATAATTATTATTGCAGGTTATAGGTTAGCTCGGTTGTTAGAAAATCTTAAATTATCACAGAACtgttaaataaattaataatatttatttttaacaattgGGAGCACTAATTTTACCTGAAATATTCAAACCGTAATCTATACAATACTCAGACAAGCATAAAAATTAAGGTAATACCTTATACTTGGAacttaaattaattaatgacTTGTACGTAGAACTAttcaataattattttagtatatttgataATTCTACGACATTCGACAATATTTGAAAAAAGGTCTTACATGCACATTTCCATCAAGTAATCATTAattactattttcaaaatatatcatttccgaaaacaacaacaacaaacacagTGTGTTCCCACAAAATAGGGTCTGAagagggtaagatatacgcagtctATACTGCTacttccgaagaagtagagaggctgtttccgatagaccccggctcaagataaagaatcgTAGACACGGAGATGGATTACATAACAGAAGAAGGCGtaaggaataataaaaaataaattagagcaATACGAAAATACGAGAGATAGTGCAacacgaaataagaaaataacaactGAGAAATTATGAATGGGACACCCACGTATAAGTAACAAATACTCACAGCCATAGACACCTATGAACACAATCCTAGAATTACTAACtcggctacacaagatctctcctgcTGGATAGTTACAACCCACACCCTCTcgctagccttctacccttattcaCGACCTCCATACCTtactatctagggtcatgtcctcagtaagctgcaactgctccatgtcatgtctgatCACccccctccagtatttcttcgtcCTACCTCTACTCCTCATGAAACCATCTAacactagcctctcacacctacaaactgaGGCATCCGCATCCCTCtccatcacatgtccaaaccatctcaaccttccttcctgcatcttgtcctccaccgatgCCAGTCtcttctcccggataatctcattcctaactctgtccTCTCTAGTAaacccacacatccaacacaacattctcatttccgccaccttcaatttctgaatgtgggagtgcttgactggccaacattccgcgccatacaacatggccggacggactgttactctatagaatttgccttaaGCTTAAGGGCACTTTCTTATCGCATAACACTCCCGAggcaagcctccacttcatccaacctgctccaatacgattAATggcatcctcatcaatctcaccattcccctggatcatagacccaagatacttaaacaTATCCcgcttacaaacatcctgggagtccaacctcaccactacatcgtcctcctgcctcaagtcattaaacttgcattttaAATACTCCGTCTTGAATCTATTCAACCTGAACCCCTtcgactcaagggtttgcctccaaaccccCGATTTGTCGTTCACGCCGCTCCGCGTCTCCTCAATCAGCACTACATTATCCGCAAATAGCATACAACAAGGCACCTCGCTTTAAATACTCCACGTCAACACGTCCATCGCCAACGCATATAGGAACAAACTAAGAgccgatccctgatgcaatcctgtctcGACCGGAAAGTGGTCTGAGTCTCCTCCTGCCGTCCTCACCCTGAtctttcctccatcgtacatgtccttaataactCCGATATTCGCCACtgggacccctctcacctccaagtacctccaaagaacctccctcggGACTTTAATTATACGTTTTTtttaggtcgatgaacaccaagtgtaagtccctcttcctttctctatactgctccaccaatctcctcaccaaatggattgcctctgtcgtcgagctaCCATGCATAAATGCAAACTGATTCTTCGAAACAGATACAatcctcctcaatctccgctcaatcactctctcccaaatcttcataatgtaactcaacaacttaataccccctatagttattgcaactctgaatgtcatcCTTGTTTTAACAAAGCGAAATCATTGTACTCCATCTCTAAGCCTCAGACATTCTCGTCGtcttgaaaatgtcgttaaatAAATCCGTCAACCACCTTAGACCTGCCCCACCCgcatacttccaaaaatctatCGGAAAAGTAATCATTAattactattttcaaaatataccaTTTccgaaaaatatttcttaaacaaGCGAGTTCACTCCCTACgttttccattttaatttataataatttatctaaCACACGTTAATGAACCGAGAGTATCCATCAAACCCTTATAGTAGCAAAATGGAAAcagaaaaactgaaaaagaataaaaaatttaaatggccAACATAAAATACCTGGTGGAACCCACGTTCTCTTGTAAGGGAGATGCCTAGCTCGCCCACACAGGCCCACACTCGCTGATCCGACCCGTAGAAGTTGAAATACCGGCTGAGGCACCCATCCATTATCCGCACTAGCTCCGCCGCTAGCGGGTAGCTAATGGCAAAACCCCCGCCGCCGAACGCCATGTCGTAGGCGTGCATCACATCCTGTTCCACGCTCTCCGAGTTCCCCCCAATGTAGTACATCTGCCGGTGGTCGTACTTTGCTAACACTGTGACTAAGTTGTCCGTAAAAAAAACGGTATCATCATCTCCCATCACGAACCACCTCGCGTTTGGTAACCCGACCTGGAATGAGTCCACAATCACCCGGGAGATTCTGACTGCAGACTGCGAGCTCGTGAACTTGAATTTCTTCCAGTCAGATGAAACTCGGTAAGGCGGCGAAGCATCTGGCCATGTTGAATTCGTGTCCGGTTCTTCGTCGAGCCAAACGAACCCGCGAGTGATGTTTGGTTTCCACCAGAGCTGCGAATAGTGTTTCCGGTCCTTCCAGGTCCGAGCTGACCCGCCTACTCCGAAGACGATATGCGAGATGTTGGTTGGCGATAGAGAATCATGGGTGGCTGCGGAATTGTAGTCGCAAGCGGCCGGGTTGAAGCATTTACTCGTCTCGGAGCGAAACCATAAGTCATGTCTAACAAATGACGAGTAAAGAACCAAGGATATGGAAACAAGGAAAAGGAACAGCGAAACAACCTTTAAGGATGTCGTAAAGCGATCACACTTCTTATCCTTTGGGAAGATAACCCGGAACGGCATAAGTAGGTCGTTACCCGATTGTCCTCTCGTCTGATCAGTCATatgtttttattgaaaaaaaaaaactctgcaACAAACACAGTTACTTAGCTTGCAGATGAGATTGCATCTCCGAAAACCAAACAAACTTCAGTTGGACTCAAACTTCTCAACCATAAGACGGAGAGAGGAGTGGGGTAAATGAACAGTGTATTGACCTGGTCTACTGTGGTCTGTCAGGACGTGCTAGTAGGAGAAAATTGGGAACATAAATTGTGGTACGCTACTACGTGGAGAATGGAGATGGAAAATTAAGCGGATCAGTTGGATACTGCCATCTGTATCCTTTTATCACACTAAAATGGTTGCGTAATACTCCATCCGTTAACGAGTGAATTGTTAgagtattttttatgttttaaaataagtgaatgatACACAATTTAAGTTAGATgttgaaatttttctttaaatttattcttcATTAAATATGCATTGaaagtaatatattatgtatctttatttttttaaagaggttaaaaatgaaaaaatatgataaatttatatttttattataaatttatgtttttatttttttcttaatatatgtGTCAAAATTAACAATTAACTTATTGTGAAATGAGGGAGTATATAACATGAGGagctatttttgagttttacctagaaaaattttaaattgcatttcACACGCGTCACATAGTTATATAGCTACTGAATTATGGTttcaatattataatattaaattaagttATAAatgtttaactatttaaaaaaattaataattttttttagggtACGACCCAAATAATAACGAAAAttttactttataatatatatatatatatatatatatatatatataaatcacaaTTATAACTTATAATTTGTTAAGTTTTcacaattaaaattaaaaatttatgtgtgcttatacttattttattattggttgaaaatcattttcatccctcaactttgattaaaaaatcaacCCCCTCAACattgaataataatcatattcACCCCTTAATCTCATGCAATGTCCGTTTtgtccttataattttaattctatatttatgtaatatctttttatattatatgtaatgaatatttttttaacatggatatttgtagcattttatttaagtttattaactttatacgcAAATGAGtactttttataaattaatcACAAAAttctatgttattttttaatatcgttattttagtattatatgtattaaagagtcgtttggtgtgaggtataattataataattcagagataaagttcgtgattatttatcctgcgtttaattagatgtactaggtagtctcaaaattatttgtcgcaccatttataccacggtgatgagataagtgatcacacatacatgttagtacaatttattttgtaataactaatcttGGAATAGCTTGTTTCCAAACAACTCAtccctaagtgtgtatatatacatatgtatgtacatgtatgtgcgtatatttttgtgttttatcactctcttactaaattcgtttcgtattacttaactttttattgatataacacaatccttaagaaaaatttacttagatgtatattttgctaaattaaccttattaatgataatttgaaactttaaatttgtctatactgttactttatatagttattcaacactaaagggtagaaaaaaatataatacaatttcttgatttcataaacTGAGCAGATAAATTAAAGTGATAAGAAATGATATTATCTtttgtctatatcagtaaataagctgtgattgtcattaatagagtattgcatattttataatttatataaataaatataatctttaaaatttgaccttatttttattcgagaaaaatatctagtatccccgaactatgatcaaatttgctacgacacacatCAATTTTacagggtcctattaccccttaaactaaattttagcgtatttttatcaatctttttagctaacatGACACCTTTTGCCAATCATTTTAGATGgcgtgacacctttgatgtgggttccattttatgtaataaaggcgccacattagcacaaaaaaaaaagagaaaaatacgctaaatttgagttcaggagataataggacccctgtgaagttggagtgtgtcgtaacaactttgaccatagttcggggtggtactagaggcttatctctttcatttcttgtttgtattttctgcattgaaatatctttataaaattagtattactaattattttcacttgtaaaataaatattataattttgattattattaataaaactaattttcttattatgctaatttacttcataaagatcatcattagcttatacatttcttacttttttttcttagaagataatgtttatgttttttaagcaaattttgttatatgaataacgtttatgtttttatgaaaactttgttatatgaattttttttttaaaaaaaatatgatgattttaaagaagttaaaaaaaaagaataaaaattgatgataaagggtaaaatagaaattttaaaaagtcaattaggataaaggaggagtatgattattatttaaagttgagggggagtttgatttttaagataaAGTTGGGAagggaaaatgattttgacccttTTAGTATTATGtcaaacaaatatatatgatAAGATAACTAATGTCACTAATTAACTTCATCTGTCTCATTTTTATATCAAATAATCCTTTAGTGCTACAACAAAGATGCTTCAAGCAGAATTTACATAGATGATGATACAATTTGTGATCTTAATCAAAAAGATAACCATTAACAAAGAATAAcatgatataaattatagtaattcgataaaattttaaaattacattttatataaCTCAGTTTAATTAAAGGACATTAACTGATAGTAAGATAATAAATATGGGATGTAATTCTAcataaaattatacatatttaaatattttcaataagAAAACAGATAATCTTCTTTGactaatattataaataaatgtaAATTACATGTATTGTTAGAGAAAAAGAACTAATTTTGTTAATATAGGCATATCTTATGTTGATGTTCATAATGAAAgaacataaaattataaaagatatccCATAAAAAAATTGAGTACAAAAACATATATAACTAAATAAGTTTATGTGATACATTATTAGTGTAAAGAAATTTGACattatcaaatttatttatttaatgtaatatataattttattttgaagatttatAACTCtcatcttttattaaaaaaatacttaaaattatcATTATAGGATCTCATAGGTAGAAGTTTTTTACTTTACAATATATAAGAgtgttaattaaaataattttgtccATTAAGCGTATAAATTATAGTATCCTCATATAAATTGTAAAAACATTCAtcacttatattaattttttggaattaaaaaaatcatactttataattacTTTTAAACACATGAATGTCAACAATTAATTAtgcaaataaaaattaatattcatcTTTTTAGCTATtcttatttcaataaaataaaataattttttcacataaAGATTTAAAGAGGTCAATATCCCATtaaaatagtctaattattaATATACAAgacattttataaaaatttgtgttTGAAAAAATACGGGATCCACTTTAGATGTCACATCATCAAGCACACTTGACATTTTGGCAAAAATATTTgcttattttgtcattttgatctCATGATCAACTTTTGAAGttatatcaaataaataaatattttaaattttttatgaaatgaCAAGTTTATCCTTGATCGTCCTTCATGcttctatataataataataataataataataataataataataaaatgtgtcgtattaaattatttctttctttgttatttttatttgttattattttatcaaatatttttttttaatttattattttaatatatttaaaaaacattttttgttatttattattagcattaattacttattatattatatttatttttatttgttattattttattaaataaattttatttttatt
The Capsicum annuum cultivar UCD-10X-F1 chromosome 6, UCD10Xv1.1, whole genome shotgun sequence DNA segment above includes these coding regions:
- the LOC107873231 gene encoding uncharacterized protein LOC107873231, which codes for MTDQTRGQSGNDLLMPFRVIFPKDKKCDRFTTSLKVVSLFLFLVSISLVLYSSFVRHDLWFRSETSKCFNPAACDYNSAATHDSLSPTNISHIVFGVGGSARTWKDRKHYSQLWWKPNITRGFVWLDEEPDTNSTWPDASPPYRVSSDWKKFKFTSSQSAVRISRVIVDSFQVGLPNARWFVMGDDDTVFFTDNLVTVLAKYDHRQMYYIGGNSESVEQDVMHAYDMAFGGGGFAISYPLAAELVRIMDGCLSRYFNFYGSDQRVWACVGELGISLTRERGFHQFDIRYDPFGLLAAHPMAPLVSLHHLDYVQPLFPNQSQLESLKILTTAYKFDPGRTMQQCFCYYHKYKWSISVSWAYAVQIYPWLLSAKDLETPLQTFRTWRSWSNGPFTFNTRPTSSEPCEQPVIFYLDSIKVDGKGKTVVTTYKKSPIKQEKCSQVNYARAFAIEKIVVSSLKMDPRKWEKVTRRQCCEASKGFWSNTVMVKIRNCNHRETITM